A segment of the Nitrospina gracilis 3/211 genome:
ATGCCGCGCGACGAGGCGGTCAAGTTTTTCAAGGACCTGGGCGAAGATTTCAAGGTCGAGATCATCGAGTCGATCGACCAGGGTGACGCCATCTCCGCCTACACGCAGGGAGACTTCACGGACCTGTGCCGCGGTCCGCACGTGGACAACACCAAGCGGCTGAAAGCGTTCAAACTGCTGTCCACCTCCGCCGCCTACTGGCGCGGCGACGAGCGCAACCCCGTCCTGCAGCGCATCTACGGCACCGCCTGGCGCACCAAGGACGAACTCAAGGAATACCTCGACCGTCTGGAAGAGGCCAAGCGGCGTGACCACCGCAAGCTGGGCAAGGAGCTCGACCTGTTTTCGATGTCGGAGGATGTCGGCCCCGGCCTGATTCTCTGGCACCCGAAGGGGTCGCGCATCCGCTACATTGTCGAGGAGTTCTGGCGGCAGGAGCATTACAAGAACGGTTACGAGCTGGTGTACACGCCGCACACGGCGAAGTCGGATTTGTGGCAGACCAGCGGCCATTTCGATTTTTACAAAGAGAACATGTTCGCGCCGATGGATGTCGAGAACAAGGAATACATCCTGAAGCCGATGAACTGCCCGTTCCACATTCAGATTTACAAGTCGCACCTGCGCAGTTACCGCGACCTGCCCCTGCGCTGGGCGGAACTGGGAACGGTGTACCGCTACGAACGGTCGGGCGTCATGCACGGCCTGCTGCGCGTGCGCGGCTTCACGCAGGACGACGCGCACCTGTTCTGCGCGCGCAACCAGATCGAGGCCGAGATCGAGCGCGTGCTCGGGTTCGTGCTTTATATTCTGCGCTCGTTCGGTTTCGACCAGTACAAGGTATTCCTCAGCACCCGGCCGGATAAATCCGTCGGCTCCGACGACGACTGGACCACGGCCACCGACGCCCTGCAGAAGGCGCTCGACAAGTCCGGCCTCGATTACGAGGAAGACCCCGGCGAAGGGGTGTTTTACGGACCCAAGATCGACATCAAGATCAAGGACAGCCTCGGCCGTTTCTGGCAGGTGTCCACCATCCAGGTCGACTTCAACCTGCCGCACCGGTTTGAAATGTCGTACGTCGCCGAGGACGGCAAACACCACCAGCCGATCATGATCCACCGCGCGCTGATGGGGTCCATCGAACGCTTTTTCGGATGTCTGATTGAGCATTACGCGGGCGCGTTTCCCTTGTGGCTGGCCCCGGTGCAGGTGATTCTTTTGCCCATCACCGACAACCAGAACGCCTATGCCGAAGAGGTGGCGGCGAAACTGGAAGAAAAGGGAATCCGGGTGGAAAAAGACTTGCGAAATGAGAAGATTGGGTTCAAGATAAGGGAGGCCCAATTGGCCAAAACCCCTTATATGTTGGTTTTAGGCGACAAGGAAGTGCAATCCGGGCAGGTGGCCGTCCGCAAGCGGCGCTCTCAGGATACCCACACCCTGTCATTGGATGATTTCTTGAAACAGTTGAAGCACGAGATTGACACCAAGGCGATCGATGTGCTTTGAAGCGTTTTGTCATTTGAAATTGAATAGGAGACCTTTGTATTAATAAAAAACAGCGTATCAACAACATGATCCGTGTCAAGGAAGTCACGGTGATTGGCGCCGATGGCGAACAGTTGGGAACGTTCCCCACGCACGAGGCCCTGTCGATGGCGCAGGAAAACGATCTCGACCTGGTGGAAGTCGCGCCGCACGCCAACCCCCCCGTTTGCCGGATCATGGATTACGGCAAGTACAAATACAAGCAAAGCAAACGGGCGCACGAAGCGAAGAAAAATCAGAGGGTCATTCACGTCAAGGAAGTCAAATTCCGGCCGAATACCGACCAGCACGATTTCAATTTCAAAATCAAGCACGCACAGCGCTTTCTTGAAGCCGGC
Coding sequences within it:
- the thrS gene encoding threonine--tRNA ligase, with the translated sequence MNEQTQNKPAQTEFDLDTIRHSCAHLMAQAVKDLFPETQVTIGPVIEDGFYYDFYRETPFVPEDLKKIEKRMKEIAKKGLDIQRQEMPRDEAVKFFKDLGEDFKVEIIESIDQGDAISAYTQGDFTDLCRGPHVDNTKRLKAFKLLSTSAAYWRGDERNPVLQRIYGTAWRTKDELKEYLDRLEEAKRRDHRKLGKELDLFSMSEDVGPGLILWHPKGSRIRYIVEEFWRQEHYKNGYELVYTPHTAKSDLWQTSGHFDFYKENMFAPMDVENKEYILKPMNCPFHIQIYKSHLRSYRDLPLRWAELGTVYRYERSGVMHGLLRVRGFTQDDAHLFCARNQIEAEIERVLGFVLYILRSFGFDQYKVFLSTRPDKSVGSDDDWTTATDALQKALDKSGLDYEEDPGEGVFYGPKIDIKIKDSLGRFWQVSTIQVDFNLPHRFEMSYVAEDGKHHQPIMIHRALMGSIERFFGCLIEHYAGAFPLWLAPVQVILLPITDNQNAYAEEVAAKLEEKGIRVEKDLRNEKIGFKIREAQLAKTPYMLVLGDKEVQSGQVAVRKRRSQDTHTLSLDDFLKQLKHEIDTKAIDVL
- the infC gene encoding translation initiation factor IF-3, which codes for MNKKQRINNMIRVKEVTVIGADGEQLGTFPTHEALSMAQENDLDLVEVAPHANPPVCRIMDYGKYKYKQSKRAHEAKKNQRVIHVKEVKFRPNTDQHDFNFKIKHAQRFLEAGDKAKIVIFFKGREIVHRENGQRLLERVAETLEDLADIEQASKQEGRTLTMILVPKKKKEVPTKKEDAAEA